One genomic window of Sporosarcina ureae includes the following:
- a CDS encoding methylmalonyl-CoA mutase family protein has protein sequence MPIHDMKTFTFTAPNFTEWKEAAVLSLKGKPFESLYTKTIEGIELKPLYTKEDLDQLELSRVTKPAFGWTVAQPVSATNGEQFVEQMKESLARGNEAIAYNGLKPLVWAEQDIKQVAELITHYPILFTEMQSDDPILQAFNYIEETKRKDVTGICISAVPLVLEGFPGVRTKGADLWSVHHEGADAVTELALSLSIAAELAEEAASFEEFTNDFYARFAADTHFFMEIAKFRAFRVLWKLFNEAYGVENAKQVPLLGITSLRSYSKLDPYVNLLRGGNSAFAAVLGGADWLTVLPHDVLTGTSPSSNRYARNIQLILKEETHIDQVLDPAGGSYFIESLTTELIRKSWAKFLEIEENGGYQAFLQSGELSKLYAQRQKEMATGKKTLIGTNVYAELTDVNYANESTVTVAKRLAEPFEHIRSKQKDELPKTVLLNFGALKDYKPRADFVSGFLAVGGIEATWSPSFESNDQALSWIDQQQPDYAVICASAADTEEVVTNFLASYKGNCSIDTAGKYPSETADQWIANGLNGFIFAGQDKIEKLNTIIMQTKGGLSVE, from the coding sequence ATGCCTATACATGATATGAAAACATTTACTTTTACAGCCCCCAACTTTACTGAATGGAAAGAAGCGGCTGTTTTATCTCTAAAAGGAAAGCCTTTTGAATCGTTATACACGAAAACGATTGAAGGCATTGAACTTAAGCCACTTTACACTAAAGAGGATCTGGACCAATTGGAACTTTCACGCGTCACGAAGCCTGCATTCGGCTGGACTGTCGCACAACCTGTCAGTGCAACAAATGGGGAACAATTCGTAGAGCAGATGAAAGAATCTTTGGCCCGGGGCAATGAAGCAATCGCTTACAATGGACTGAAGCCTTTAGTCTGGGCGGAACAAGACATTAAGCAAGTAGCTGAACTGATTACACACTATCCGATTTTATTCACTGAAATGCAAAGCGATGATCCGATATTGCAAGCTTTCAATTATATAGAAGAAACAAAGCGTAAAGACGTTACAGGAATTTGTATTAGCGCAGTTCCGTTAGTGCTAGAAGGATTCCCGGGAGTCCGTACAAAGGGCGCCGATTTATGGAGTGTGCATCATGAAGGAGCGGACGCGGTAACAGAACTCGCGTTATCACTTTCAATTGCTGCTGAACTGGCAGAGGAAGCTGCTTCATTTGAAGAATTTACAAACGACTTCTATGCACGATTTGCTGCTGACACACACTTCTTCATGGAAATCGCGAAGTTCCGTGCGTTTCGCGTGTTATGGAAATTATTCAACGAAGCATATGGTGTGGAAAACGCGAAGCAAGTGCCTTTGCTCGGGATTACTTCACTGCGCTCATACTCGAAACTCGATCCGTATGTAAACTTATTACGTGGTGGAAATTCAGCATTCGCGGCTGTTTTAGGTGGAGCGGATTGGCTGACCGTATTACCGCATGATGTATTGACTGGAACGTCTCCAAGCTCGAATCGTTACGCCCGAAATATTCAATTGATTTTGAAGGAAGAAACGCATATCGATCAAGTACTTGATCCGGCGGGCGGTTCCTATTTCATTGAATCGTTAACGACTGAATTAATTCGCAAATCATGGGCAAAGTTCCTAGAGATTGAAGAGAATGGTGGGTATCAAGCCTTCTTGCAGTCTGGTGAATTAAGCAAACTTTATGCGCAACGCCAGAAAGAAATGGCTACGGGTAAGAAGACATTGATTGGTACGAATGTCTACGCGGAATTGACAGACGTGAATTATGCGAATGAATCGACTGTGACTGTAGCAAAACGATTGGCAGAGCCATTTGAACATATTCGTTCCAAGCAAAAAGACGAGTTGCCGAAAACTGTTTTGCTCAACTTCGGTGCGTTGAAAGATTATAAACCTCGTGCAGATTTCGTCAGTGGATTCTTGGCAGTTGGCGGTATCGAAGCGACATGGAGTCCTTCTTTCGAGTCAAACGATCAAGCGCTCAGTTGGATCGACCAGCAACAGCCAGATTATGCAGTAATTTGTGCATCGGCTGCCGATACAGAAGAAGTCGTAACCAACTTCTTAGCTTCCTATAAAGGAAACTGTTCAATCGATACAGCAGGTAAATATCCATCAGAAACAGCTGATCAGTGGATTGCCAATGGACTGAATGGTTTCATTTTCGCAGGACAGGATAAGATCGAAAAGCTAAATACTATTATTATGCAAACTAAAGGAGGTCTTTCCGTTGAGTAA
- the scpA gene encoding methylmalonyl-CoA mutase has protein sequence MSKPDFHKVNIEQSLNELSQQALSKENFLTNEGINVAPVYTATDIENTEHLKDFPGIAPNTRGPYPTMYVARPWTVRQYAGFSTAEESNAFYRRNLAMGQKGLSVAFDLATHRGYDSDHPRVTGDVGKAGVAIDSIEDMKILFAGIPLDQMSVSMTMNGAVLPIMAFYIVAAEESGVSSEKLSGTIQNDILKEYMVRNTYIFPPAMSMRIIADIFSYTSENMPKFNSISISGYHMQEAGATADIELAYTLADGLEYVRTGLKAGIDIDSFAPRLSFFWAIGMNYYMEIAKMRAARKIWAQMMQSFEPKNPKTLALRTHSQTSGWSLTEQDPFNNVTRTLVEANASSMGHTQSLHTNALDEAIALPTDFSARIARNTQLFLQEETMMTKVIDPWGGSYYVEKLTEELMDKAWELIGEIESLGGMAEAIETGLPKMKIEEAAAKRQAKIDSKAETIVGVNKYRLDTEDAIDILDIDNTMVRQKQIDRINDMKDKRDEKVVQATLTAITEAAKSGEGNLLALAVDAARARATIGEISDAIESVSGRHKAVIRSVSGVYSANFSNEEEIQEVKDMTDEFLENEGRRPRILVAKMGQDGHDRGAKVIASSFADLGFDVDIGPLFQTPEETALQAAENDVHVIGVSSLAAGHKTLVPTLREELKKINREDILVVVGGVIPAQDYDFLRKNGAAAIFGPGTVIPVAAQKVIEEIYRQLGYEEVTD, from the coding sequence TTGAGTAAACCTGATTTTCATAAAGTGAATATAGAGCAATCACTCAATGAACTCTCACAGCAAGCATTGTCAAAAGAGAATTTTTTAACGAATGAAGGAATCAATGTAGCGCCTGTCTATACAGCAACAGACATTGAAAACACGGAGCATTTGAAAGACTTCCCAGGCATTGCACCGAACACGCGTGGACCGTATCCGACGATGTATGTTGCGCGTCCTTGGACAGTTCGTCAATACGCTGGGTTTTCTACCGCGGAAGAAAGTAACGCGTTTTACCGTAGAAACTTGGCGATGGGGCAAAAAGGACTTTCTGTAGCGTTCGACCTTGCGACTCACCGCGGCTATGACTCCGATCATCCGCGTGTAACGGGAGACGTAGGTAAAGCGGGTGTTGCGATCGACTCCATTGAAGATATGAAGATTTTATTCGCGGGTATTCCTCTTGATCAAATGTCGGTATCGATGACAATGAACGGTGCGGTATTGCCGATTATGGCATTTTATATCGTAGCGGCTGAAGAGTCCGGTGTAAGTTCTGAGAAACTTTCTGGTACGATACAGAATGATATTTTGAAAGAGTATATGGTACGGAACACGTATATCTTCCCGCCGGCCATGTCGATGCGAATCATTGCGGATATTTTCTCGTATACATCTGAAAATATGCCGAAATTCAACTCGATTTCAATCTCGGGCTACCATATGCAAGAAGCGGGCGCGACTGCGGATATCGAGCTTGCGTATACACTTGCAGACGGCTTGGAATATGTTCGTACAGGTTTGAAGGCGGGTATCGATATCGATTCATTCGCACCTCGTTTGTCATTCTTCTGGGCGATCGGCATGAACTACTATATGGAAATAGCGAAAATGAGAGCGGCACGGAAAATTTGGGCGCAGATGATGCAGTCGTTTGAACCGAAGAACCCAAAGACACTGGCATTGCGTACACACTCCCAAACTTCAGGCTGGAGTTTGACGGAGCAAGATCCATTCAATAACGTAACCCGTACGTTAGTTGAAGCAAATGCCTCATCTATGGGTCACACGCAGTCACTGCACACCAACGCATTGGATGAAGCCATCGCGTTACCGACAGACTTCTCGGCTCGTATTGCTCGTAACACGCAGTTATTTTTACAAGAAGAGACGATGATGACAAAAGTCATCGATCCTTGGGGCGGTTCATACTATGTGGAGAAATTAACGGAAGAGTTAATGGACAAAGCATGGGAATTAATCGGTGAAATTGAGTCACTCGGTGGCATGGCAGAAGCGATTGAAACAGGCTTGCCGAAAATGAAAATTGAAGAAGCAGCGGCAAAGCGCCAGGCGAAAATCGATTCGAAAGCGGAAACGATTGTCGGCGTCAATAAGTATCGTTTGGATACGGAAGATGCGATTGATATTTTGGATATCGACAATACGATGGTACGTCAGAAGCAAATTGACCGCATCAACGATATGAAGGACAAGCGCGATGAGAAAGTAGTTCAAGCTACTCTTACGGCGATCACGGAGGCAGCTAAGAGCGGTGAAGGAAACCTCCTTGCACTGGCTGTAGACGCAGCAAGAGCGCGCGCAACAATCGGTGAAATTTCGGATGCGATTGAATCGGTATCCGGCAGACATAAGGCGGTGATCCGATCAGTGAGCGGTGTATATAGCGCAAACTTCTCAAATGAAGAAGAAATCCAAGAAGTGAAAGATATGACAGATGAGTTCCTGGAAAATGAAGGACGTCGTCCACGTATTTTGGTTGCGAAAATGGGTCAGGACGGACATGACCGTGGAGCGAAAGTTATCGCGTCTTCATTCGCCGATTTAGGCTTCGACGTGGATATCGGTCCTTTATTCCAGACACCAGAAGAGACAGCTTTGCAGGCGGCGGAAAATGATGTGCATGTCATCGGTGTCAGTTCACTGGCAGCAGGTCATAAAACATTGGTGCCAACATTGCGTGAAGAACTAAAGAAAATCAACCGTGAAGATATTTTAGTCGTAGTAGGTGGCGTGATTCCGGCACAGGATTACGATTTCTTGCGCAAGAATGGCGCAGCGGCAATCTTTGGCCCGGGTACAGTCATTCCGGTGGCGGCTCAAAAAGTCATCGAGGAAATTTACCGACAGCTTGGCTATGAGGAAGTGACGGATTGA
- the meaB gene encoding methylmalonyl Co-A mutase-associated GTPase MeaB: protein MHVMRGIESTHDGFVASSRKRFVKKDPSHKNLDVLQQEIENGSRLYLARGITLLESTKPSDKKVGQEVLTSLLPKTGNCIRIGITGVPGAGKSTFIEAFGLMLADMGHKVAVLAIDPSSTLTGGSILGDKTRMEELARHKNAFIRPSPSAGTLGGVHKKSRETMLLCEAAGYDVILIETVGVGQGETIVRGMVDYFLLLVLTGAGDELQGMKKGIMELTDGIVVHKNDGANKPLVKKTVREYTRIMHMLQPASPEWTSKVQPVSSIEKTGLEAVWETVLEFEKEMKEKNHWDTRRQHQTRDWFHAMIRDHLIDSFFSEQGRKTQVKALEEELLDGHLTVTGAIDRLFSS from the coding sequence ATGCATGTGATGCGCGGAATAGAATCCACACATGATGGATTTGTTGCCTCTTCACGTAAACGCTTTGTTAAGAAAGATCCATCTCATAAAAACTTGGATGTATTGCAACAGGAAATAGAAAATGGCTCTCGTTTGTATTTAGCACGGGGTATTACGTTGCTTGAAAGTACGAAGCCTAGCGATAAGAAGGTCGGTCAGGAAGTGTTGACTAGCCTTCTACCAAAAACGGGCAATTGTATACGTATTGGGATTACAGGTGTGCCGGGTGCAGGGAAAAGTACATTCATCGAAGCGTTCGGTTTAATGCTTGCAGATATGGGCCATAAAGTGGCGGTGCTTGCGATTGATCCGAGTTCTACACTGACTGGCGGAAGTATCTTGGGTGACAAGACGCGTATGGAAGAGTTGGCACGGCATAAGAATGCTTTTATCCGACCTTCTCCATCAGCCGGTACACTGGGTGGTGTACATAAGAAATCTCGCGAAACGATGCTGCTTTGTGAAGCGGCGGGATATGACGTCATTTTGATTGAAACTGTAGGGGTTGGTCAAGGTGAAACGATTGTCCGCGGAATGGTCGATTATTTCTTATTGCTTGTGCTGACTGGTGCTGGTGACGAACTACAAGGAATGAAAAAGGGGATCATGGAGCTGACGGATGGTATTGTCGTGCATAAGAATGATGGTGCCAATAAGCCGTTAGTCAAAAAAACGGTGCGTGAATATACACGAATCATGCATATGCTGCAACCTGCTTCTCCTGAATGGACGTCGAAAGTACAACCGGTTTCGTCTATAGAAAAGACCGGCTTGGAAGCGGTATGGGAAACGGTTTTGGAATTTGAAAAGGAAATGAAAGAAAAGAATCATTGGGACACAAGACGTCAGCATCAAACACGCGATTGGTTCCATGCGATGATCCGAGATCACTTGATTGATTCATTTTTCTCAGAGCAAGGACGAAAAACGCAGGTGAAGGCACTTGAGGAAGAATTGCTCGACGGTCATTTAACGGTAACTGGAGCAATTGACCGATTGTTTTCTTCTTAA
- a CDS encoding BrxA/BrxB family bacilliredoxin — MTMNFDFYMNDMTNQARSEMEASGYKQLKTPEDVEEAFKQPGTTLVMVNSVCGCAGGIARPAAAHAVHYDKRPDHLVTVFAGQDKEATAQARMHFGEDHIPSSPSFALLKDGKLIGEVGRFEIEGHDPMSVVVNLQDQFEEHCEEL; from the coding sequence ATGACTATGAACTTTGATTTTTACATGAACGATATGACAAACCAAGCGAGATCCGAAATGGAAGCGAGCGGCTACAAGCAATTGAAAACACCTGAGGACGTAGAGGAAGCATTCAAGCAACCTGGTACGACATTAGTCATGGTGAACTCCGTTTGTGGATGCGCCGGCGGAATCGCTCGTCCAGCAGCTGCACACGCAGTACATTACGACAAGCGCCCTGACCACTTGGTAACAGTATTTGCTGGACAAGACAAAGAAGCAACTGCACAGGCACGTATGCACTTCGGTGAAGATCACATTCCATCTTCTCCATCATTCGCTTTGCTAAAAGACGGCAAATTGATCGGTGAAGTAGGACGTTTTGAAATCGAAGGACATGATCCGATGTCAGTCGTTGTCAATCTTCAAGACCAATTTGAAGAACACTGCGAAGAACTGTAA
- the prli42 gene encoding stressosome-associated protein Prli42, whose protein sequence is MSNKKIQKTVVYLMIIAMIASTMVMGLSMFL, encoded by the coding sequence ATGAGTAATAAAAAAATCCAAAAAACAGTTGTCTACTTGATGATTATCGCCATGATTGCATCTACCATGGTCATGGGTCTCAGCATGTTCTTATAA
- the mce gene encoding methylmalonyl-CoA epimerase — MNKVDHIGIAVKSIDESVNYYIDTLGLTVIAIEEVASQGVKVAFIDAHNVKIELLEPMTETSPIAKFIEKRGEGVHHIAFGVTDIRSRMRELEEKGVQLLSDEPKPGAGGAEVAFLHPKSSYGVLYELCEKTKGE; from the coding sequence ATGAACAAAGTAGATCATATAGGGATTGCTGTAAAAAGTATAGATGAATCAGTTAACTATTACATAGATACACTCGGATTGACAGTCATTGCTATTGAAGAAGTTGCTAGCCAAGGGGTTAAAGTAGCGTTCATTGATGCACATAACGTCAAGATTGAGTTACTTGAACCGATGACGGAGACTAGTCCCATTGCGAAGTTTATTGAAAAACGCGGTGAAGGGGTTCACCATATCGCATTTGGTGTAACGGATATTCGTTCAAGAATGAGGGAATTGGAAGAAAAGGGCGTTCAACTACTTTCAGATGAACCCAAACCAGGTGCTGGCGGAGCAGAAGTAGCATTTTTGCATCCTAAATCATCGTATGGCGTGCTCTATGAATTATGTGAAAAGACTAAGGGGGAATAA
- a CDS encoding acyl-CoA carboxylase subunit beta has translation MNIYDKINELYDKKREIELGGGDERIMKQHEKGKLTARERIEILLDEGTFVELNPFVVHRTRDFGMDKLEGPGDGVVTGYGKIHGRPVYLFSQDFTVFGGALGEMHAMKIANVMDLAAKNGAPFIGLNDSGGARIQEGVLSLDGYGEIFYRNAIYSGVIPQISVILGPCAGGAVYSPAITDFVIMTDKTSQMFITGPKVIETVTGEKITSEDLGGAKVHNTISGNAHLRGASEEEVLEKTRELLTYLPQNNTEKTPIQPVEEQDDYREDLADTVPYETIRPYDVRKVLEQVVDEGSFFEIQPEFAKNAVVGYARMKGETVGFVCNQPKVMAGGLDIDSSDKIARFIRTCDSFNIPLITFEDVTGFFPGIKQEHGGIIRHGAKILYAYSEATVPKITLILRKAFGGAYVALNSKSIGADLVFAWPNAEVAVMGAEGAANIIFARDIASSDDPEATRAAKIEEYREKFANPYVAASHGMIDDVIDPRETRIKLLQGLEMMRNKHEDRPKKKHGNIPL, from the coding sequence ATGAACATTTACGACAAAATTAATGAACTTTACGACAAAAAACGCGAAATCGAGTTGGGTGGCGGCGATGAGCGAATTATGAAGCAGCACGAAAAAGGTAAACTTACTGCGCGTGAACGTATCGAAATACTACTTGATGAAGGTACTTTCGTAGAGTTGAATCCATTTGTTGTTCATCGTACACGTGATTTTGGCATGGACAAGCTGGAAGGACCTGGCGACGGTGTCGTAACAGGTTACGGTAAAATCCACGGACGTCCTGTCTATTTATTCTCCCAAGACTTCACAGTATTTGGTGGAGCACTCGGTGAAATGCACGCAATGAAAATTGCCAATGTTATGGATTTGGCTGCAAAAAATGGTGCACCATTCATCGGTCTTAACGATTCTGGTGGCGCACGTATTCAAGAAGGCGTATTGTCTCTTGATGGATACGGTGAAATTTTCTACCGTAACGCGATCTATTCCGGAGTGATTCCACAGATTTCTGTTATCCTCGGGCCTTGTGCGGGTGGCGCGGTGTATTCACCTGCGATTACAGATTTCGTTATTATGACGGATAAAACAAGCCAGATGTTCATCACAGGACCAAAAGTTATTGAAACGGTTACAGGCGAGAAAATTACTTCTGAAGATCTGGGTGGAGCGAAAGTTCACAACACGATCAGCGGTAACGCGCATCTTCGTGGGGCAAGTGAAGAAGAAGTATTGGAAAAAACACGCGAATTATTGACCTATTTGCCACAGAACAACACGGAAAAGACACCCATTCAGCCAGTTGAAGAACAAGATGATTATCGTGAAGATTTGGCGGATACGGTACCTTACGAAACGATTCGTCCATATGACGTACGAAAAGTGTTGGAACAAGTAGTGGATGAAGGATCATTCTTCGAAATTCAGCCTGAATTTGCAAAGAACGCAGTAGTAGGCTATGCACGCATGAAAGGTGAGACAGTTGGATTTGTCTGTAACCAGCCGAAAGTGATGGCGGGCGGACTTGATATTGACTCATCTGATAAAATTGCACGTTTCATTCGTACATGTGACTCATTCAATATTCCATTGATCACATTTGAAGATGTGACAGGCTTCTTCCCAGGCATTAAGCAAGAGCACGGCGGAATCATTCGTCACGGAGCGAAGATTCTGTATGCATACTCGGAAGCAACTGTGCCAAAAATTACTTTGATCTTGCGTAAAGCTTTCGGTGGCGCATATGTCGCCTTGAACTCTAAATCAATCGGTGCAGACTTAGTCTTCGCTTGGCCAAATGCAGAAGTAGCCGTAATGGGTGCTGAAGGGGCAGCGAACATTATCTTCGCACGCGATATCGCAAGCAGTGACGATCCGGAAGCAACTCGTGCTGCGAAAATCGAAGAATACCGTGAAAAGTTTGCGAATCCATATGTTGCAGCTTCACATGGCATGATCGACGATGTAATCGATCCACGCGAAACACGAATTAAATTGCTTCAAGGACTTGAAATGATGCGCAATAAGCACGAAGACCGTCCGAAGAAAAAGCACGGCAACATACCTCTATAA
- a CDS encoding M20/M25/M40 family metallo-hydrolase, translating into MNKQRLLQEFLELVKIDSETKNERNIADILTKKLQELGFDVTEDDTAEKTGHGAGNLIANLPSTVADADPIFFTCHMDTVVPGQSIQPIVKEDGYIYSDGTTILGADDKAGIAALLEMAKVIQESNKPHGPIQFIITAGEESGLVGAKAMNPDYLQAKYGFAIDSDGEVGGIVTAAPYQSKLWTTIYGKTAHAGVAPEKGISAISLAAKSIAGMKLGRIDEETTANIGRFEGGKATNIVCEEAFILSEVRSINPDKMKKQIDFMVEKFATTSETLGGKAETTTELMYPGFSIGDDEEVVQVAMKSIRNVGREPKIMTSGGGSDGNVFNGMGVPTVTLSVGYEEIHTKNERMPVKELEKLTELVLEIVGQAIHTV; encoded by the coding sequence TTGAATAAACAACGATTACTTCAAGAATTTTTGGAGTTAGTAAAAATTGATTCTGAAACTAAAAACGAACGAAATATTGCAGATATTCTTACAAAAAAATTGCAAGAACTGGGCTTTGACGTAACGGAAGATGATACAGCGGAAAAGACAGGTCATGGTGCGGGTAATTTAATTGCCAACTTGCCAAGTACAGTTGCTGATGCGGATCCGATTTTCTTCACATGCCATATGGATACGGTAGTTCCAGGACAATCCATTCAGCCAATCGTCAAAGAAGATGGCTATATTTACAGTGACGGAACGACGATTTTAGGTGCCGACGACAAAGCTGGAATTGCCGCTTTACTCGAGATGGCGAAAGTAATCCAAGAGTCAAACAAGCCGCATGGTCCGATCCAGTTCATTATTACAGCGGGTGAAGAAAGCGGATTAGTAGGCGCAAAAGCGATGAATCCGGACTACTTACAAGCGAAATATGGCTTCGCGATCGATAGTGACGGAGAAGTAGGCGGTATTGTTACAGCGGCCCCTTACCAGTCAAAATTATGGACGACCATCTATGGGAAAACAGCTCACGCTGGTGTAGCCCCTGAAAAAGGAATTTCTGCGATTTCACTCGCTGCTAAATCGATTGCGGGCATGAAACTTGGCCGGATAGATGAAGAGACGACTGCCAATATAGGTCGTTTTGAAGGTGGAAAAGCAACGAATATCGTTTGTGAAGAGGCTTTCATTTTATCGGAAGTTCGGTCAATCAATCCCGATAAAATGAAGAAACAAATCGACTTCATGGTCGAGAAATTTGCCACGACTTCTGAAACGCTCGGCGGCAAAGCTGAAACGACAACAGAACTCATGTATCCTGGTTTCTCAATCGGAGATGACGAAGAAGTCGTGCAAGTCGCGATGAAGTCCATCCGCAACGTAGGACGTGAACCGAAGATTATGACGAGTGGCGGCGGAAGTGACGGTAATGTCTTCAACGGGATGGGTGTTCCTACTGTGACATTATCTGTTGGGTATGAAGAGATTCATACGAAAAACGAACGCATGCCGGTGAAAGAGTTGGAAAAGCTGACGGAATTAGTACTTGAGATTGTCGGTCAAGCAATCCACACAGTGTAA
- a CDS encoding chemotaxis protein CheW, which yields MQTVIVRTGNEEYALPVESVISIEKLEYVTPIPHLPSYLLGLMKSRGELVPILDLSEILYHQATPRDIESHVVVVKTDQLEVGLLVLDAKEILDLPEDRLTSTALKAYSKTPYFVTVANLEDRVVTVIDPNSMADSLHGMDEISSYMKEQQQSN from the coding sequence ATGCAAACTGTGATTGTGCGGACAGGCAATGAAGAATACGCACTTCCAGTAGAATCGGTGATATCTATCGAGAAATTGGAGTACGTCACGCCGATCCCTCATCTTCCATCGTATTTACTCGGATTGATGAAATCGCGTGGCGAACTGGTGCCAATTCTTGATTTAAGTGAGATTCTCTATCATCAGGCAACACCGCGGGATATTGAATCTCACGTAGTCGTCGTGAAAACGGATCAGTTGGAAGTTGGTTTATTAGTGCTAGATGCAAAAGAAATCCTTGACTTGCCAGAAGATCGGTTAACATCTACTGCACTAAAAGCGTATTCCAAGACACCTTACTTCGTAACAGTAGCAAATCTAGAAGACCGTGTAGTGACGGTTATCGATCCAAATAGTATGGCAGATTCACTCCATGGTATGGATGAAATATCCAGTTACATGAAAGAACAGCAGCAATCAAATTAG
- a CDS encoding DNA polymerase IV: MAGPIISNPRVIMHLDMNSFFASVEQAANPKLKGIPLAVAGNPKERRGILVTCSYEARAFGVYTTMTVGEAKRLCPNLTIVPPRHDLYRQMSESVFDILRSYTEWVEPVSIDEAYIDTTDIGGLTRAYDLAREIQMRILAELDLPCSIGIAPNKFLAKTASDFKKPMGITILRKREVSKMLWPLPVIEMHGIGKRTEEKLHSAAIKTIGDLATAEKITLEALLGKNGLRLKQRANGIDTRPIDPESAEERKSIGSSTTLPVDLTELGDCIPIFERLAKKVAARLETKRLAGITISIQMRYADWQNTTRSRTLQHAIYLEEDITEVAIQLFRQHWNYEPIRLLGITVANVIERSEMVKQLTFENFEQQQKEYEVDQLMSSLTQRFGNGIIKKGYTKK; this comes from the coding sequence ATGGCGGGTCCGATCATCTCTAATCCACGAGTCATTATGCACCTTGACATGAACAGCTTCTTTGCCTCAGTTGAACAAGCTGCGAATCCTAAATTAAAAGGTATTCCTCTAGCAGTCGCGGGCAACCCGAAAGAACGCAGAGGGATTCTCGTCACCTGTTCATATGAGGCAAGGGCATTTGGTGTGTACACGACGATGACGGTAGGAGAAGCTAAACGACTCTGTCCGAATTTAACGATCGTTCCGCCACGGCATGATCTGTATCGACAAATGTCCGAGTCGGTTTTTGATATTTTGCGAAGCTATACCGAATGGGTTGAACCTGTTTCCATTGATGAAGCTTATATCGATACGACCGATATTGGCGGATTGACGCGTGCATACGACTTGGCGCGGGAAATCCAAATGCGTATTTTAGCAGAACTGGATCTACCTTGTTCGATTGGAATTGCGCCGAATAAATTCCTTGCGAAAACAGCATCTGATTTTAAAAAACCGATGGGTATTACCATTTTACGTAAACGAGAAGTGTCGAAAATGCTGTGGCCGCTACCAGTCATTGAAATGCACGGAATCGGTAAACGGACGGAAGAAAAATTGCATAGTGCAGCTATTAAAACGATAGGCGACTTGGCCACTGCTGAAAAAATTACGTTGGAAGCGTTGCTTGGTAAAAATGGTTTGCGCCTTAAACAACGGGCAAACGGAATTGACACACGACCTATCGACCCCGAAAGTGCAGAAGAACGTAAAAGTATTGGCAGTTCCACTACGTTGCCTGTTGATCTTACGGAACTAGGAGATTGTATTCCGATTTTTGAACGGCTTGCGAAAAAAGTAGCGGCACGACTGGAAACCAAACGTCTAGCCGGAATAACAATTAGCATTCAAATGCGCTATGCCGACTGGCAAAATACCACAAGAAGTAGAACGCTCCAACACGCTATCTATCTGGAGGAAGACATTACAGAAGTAGCCATTCAATTATTCCGGCAACATTGGAACTATGAGCCCATCCGCTTGCTAGGCATTACGGTGGCGAATGTCATCGAACGATCTGAAATGGTCAAGCAACTGACATTCGAAAACTTTGAGCAACAACAAAAGGAATACGAAGTGGATCAGTTGATGTCAAGTCTGACGCAGCGTTTCGGAAATGGTATTATTAAAAAAGGATATACGAAGAAATAG